Proteins from a single region of Stigmatella erecta:
- a CDS encoding type I polyketide synthase has translation MSDVMEKLVRGLSPEKRVSLAKMLLRSAGETVPDQKMAEPIAIIGVGCRFPGGVNGPEAFWKLLRDGVDAVKQVPGSRWDIDKYYDADPAAPGKMYTRNGAFLEDADQFDSYFFGIPPRAAANLDPQHRLLLEVSWEALEHAGIAPQSIAGSKTGIFIGGSTGEYTQLVQAAKGADNIDATFLTGSLLTFATGRLSHFFDLQGPSLAVDTACSSSLVAVHLACQSLRTGESSMALVGGVNLILAPQGTITTCKARMLAVDGRCKTFDAEADGYGRGEGCGIVVLKRLSDAQKDGDNVLAVIRGTATNQDGHSSDLTVPNGLAQQAVIRQALENAGLEPGQVDYVEAHGTGTALGDPIELRAIGAVFGKKQEREQPLLVGSVKTNFGHLEYASGIAGLIKLALSLSHGQIPPHLHFKRGNPYIPWNELPVEIPTQLTPWKAKKDKRIGSVSSFGASGTNAHVVLEEAPKQGRQTSDRERPAHVLSLSARSDVALKALAGRYAQYLASCGPVNLADVCHTSNAGRAQFKHRLALVAESPAQLSQQLALFAEGKPAEVLVGQAPGNGKAEVVFLFTGQGSQHEGMGRELYETQPTFRASIQKSDEVLKPVLNESLVEVLYGAKGHLLEQSGVSQPALFAVEYALAQLWMSWGVKPAAVMGHSLGEYVAACVAGMCTQEEGLKLVAARGRLMQQLPEAGEMVAVLAAEGKVREALAGYEQSVSVAAVNGPEETVVSGRAAQVEQVVSKLKEKGLECRKLKTTHAFHSPLMEPMLEAFEKEAGQVKWKRPEIEVVSNVSGGQVKGEEGLKGEYWKKHIRQPVKYWEGLKGLYEKGYRVFVEVGPKPTLVNVGKRSLPGGEAEWVGSLKQGSNEWQQMLGSVGKLYVKGVGVDWAGFDQDYPRAKVALPTYAFQRERYWIDSLIPNSDTLVSFYRAVAQMLDVTTVQEGPSLRFATLREAVPGFSWISLYKAEPSDMAGFQKYYDLAVEANREMSQTIFRGLPFQNFSRVLDIGCGHSADLIDLAMKHSHLQLHGCNISPDQIAVGRQRIRGLGLDERITLHYQDSSRDPFPSTYDLVLGFQVIHHIRNKADLFANISRSLRNGGYMVMAETISNMVTPIEHPESTTLFVPQAEWVEILARNQLRVVQAVEATQEIANFLYDPQFNENFERVTRDSDDVTKKHLHGIHMLGELLQRRLAAYLLFTVTKDESMDADTLRRINADRLSVRLPYATAFQQVQDGTFVLPTSVEDMGAKGATSAASTFANTLLGAEPSQRGQLFNSYLCEQVANLLKMPVAKLDPEQPLNSMGLDSLLSLELKHKIHAETGMDVPLDEVLQGASIAHLSVRLAERMGSGQAPAAAARSWEEGEL, from the coding sequence ATGAGTGATGTCATGGAGAAGTTGGTTCGTGGTCTTTCCCCTGAGAAGCGCGTGAGCCTGGCGAAGATGCTTCTTCGCTCCGCGGGTGAGACCGTCCCTGATCAGAAGATGGCGGAGCCCATCGCCATCATTGGCGTTGGCTGCCGGTTTCCGGGTGGGGTGAATGGGCCCGAGGCGTTCTGGAAGTTGCTGCGCGACGGCGTGGATGCGGTCAAGCAGGTGCCGGGCAGCCGCTGGGACATCGACAAGTATTACGACGCCGATCCCGCGGCCCCGGGCAAGATGTACACCCGGAACGGGGCGTTCCTGGAGGATGCGGATCAGTTCGATTCCTATTTCTTCGGGATTCCTCCCCGCGCCGCGGCCAACCTGGATCCGCAGCACCGCCTCTTGCTGGAGGTGAGCTGGGAGGCCCTGGAGCACGCGGGCATCGCGCCCCAGAGCATCGCGGGCAGCAAGACCGGCATCTTCATCGGCGGCTCCACGGGCGAGTACACCCAGCTTGTCCAGGCGGCCAAGGGGGCGGACAACATCGACGCCACCTTCCTCACCGGCAGCCTGCTCACGTTCGCGACCGGCCGGCTGTCGCACTTCTTCGATCTGCAAGGCCCCAGCCTCGCGGTCGATACGGCATGTTCCTCGTCGCTCGTCGCGGTGCACCTGGCCTGTCAAAGCCTGCGCACGGGTGAGTCCTCGATGGCCCTCGTGGGCGGCGTGAACCTCATCCTGGCCCCCCAGGGGACGATCACGACCTGCAAGGCCCGCATGCTGGCCGTTGACGGCCGCTGCAAGACGTTCGACGCCGAGGCGGATGGCTACGGACGCGGCGAGGGATGCGGCATCGTCGTGCTCAAGCGGCTCTCCGATGCTCAGAAGGACGGGGACAACGTCCTGGCCGTCATTCGCGGCACGGCGACGAACCAGGACGGCCACAGCAGCGACCTCACGGTCCCCAACGGGCTCGCGCAGCAGGCGGTGATCCGCCAGGCCCTGGAGAACGCCGGGCTCGAGCCTGGGCAGGTGGACTACGTGGAAGCCCACGGCACGGGCACCGCGCTGGGTGACCCCATCGAGCTGCGGGCCATCGGCGCGGTCTTCGGCAAGAAGCAGGAGCGGGAGCAGCCCCTGCTGGTGGGCTCGGTGAAGACCAACTTCGGCCACCTGGAGTACGCCTCGGGCATCGCCGGTTTGATCAAGCTGGCGCTCTCGCTGAGCCATGGCCAGATCCCTCCCCACCTCCACTTCAAGCGGGGTAACCCCTACATCCCCTGGAATGAGCTGCCCGTGGAGATCCCCACGCAGCTGACCCCGTGGAAGGCGAAGAAGGACAAGCGCATCGGCAGCGTGAGCTCGTTTGGCGCCAGCGGCACGAACGCGCACGTGGTGCTGGAGGAGGCGCCGAAGCAGGGCCGTCAGACGTCGGATCGCGAGCGCCCGGCACACGTGCTGAGCCTGTCGGCGCGCAGCGATGTGGCGCTGAAGGCGCTGGCGGGCCGGTACGCCCAGTATCTGGCGTCGTGTGGTCCCGTGAACCTGGCGGATGTGTGCCACACGTCGAACGCCGGCCGCGCGCAGTTCAAGCACCGGCTGGCCCTGGTGGCGGAGTCCCCCGCGCAGCTGAGCCAGCAATTGGCCCTGTTCGCCGAGGGCAAACCCGCCGAGGTGCTGGTGGGCCAGGCCCCTGGCAATGGCAAAGCGGAGGTGGTGTTCCTGTTCACGGGACAGGGAAGCCAGCACGAGGGGATGGGCCGGGAGCTGTACGAGACGCAGCCAACGTTCCGGGCGAGCATCCAGAAGAGCGACGAGGTGCTGAAGCCGGTGCTCAACGAGTCACTGGTGGAGGTGCTGTACGGAGCAAAGGGGCACCTGCTGGAGCAGAGCGGGGTGTCGCAGCCGGCGCTGTTCGCGGTGGAGTACGCGCTGGCGCAGCTGTGGATGAGCTGGGGAGTGAAGCCAGCGGCGGTGATGGGCCACAGCCTGGGAGAGTACGTGGCGGCATGCGTGGCGGGGATGTGCACGCAGGAGGAGGGGCTGAAGCTGGTGGCGGCGAGAGGCCGGCTGATGCAGCAGCTGCCGGAGGCTGGGGAGATGGTGGCGGTGCTGGCGGCGGAAGGGAAGGTGAGGGAGGCGCTGGCCGGGTACGAGCAGAGCGTGTCGGTGGCGGCGGTGAACGGCCCCGAGGAGACGGTGGTGTCGGGCCGTGCGGCGCAGGTGGAGCAGGTGGTGTCGAAGCTGAAGGAGAAGGGGTTGGAGTGCCGGAAGCTGAAGACGACGCACGCGTTCCACTCGCCGCTGATGGAGCCGATGCTGGAGGCGTTCGAGAAGGAGGCCGGGCAGGTGAAGTGGAAGAGGCCCGAGATTGAGGTGGTCTCGAACGTGAGTGGCGGGCAGGTGAAGGGGGAGGAGGGGCTGAAGGGGGAGTACTGGAAGAAGCACATCCGGCAGCCGGTGAAGTACTGGGAGGGGCTGAAGGGGCTGTACGAGAAGGGGTACCGGGTATTCGTGGAGGTGGGGCCGAAGCCGACGTTGGTGAACGTGGGGAAGAGGAGCCTGCCAGGGGGTGAGGCGGAGTGGGTGGGCTCGTTGAAGCAGGGAAGCAACGAGTGGCAGCAGATGCTGGGGAGCGTGGGGAAGCTGTACGTGAAGGGGGTGGGGGTGGACTGGGCGGGGTTCGACCAGGACTACCCGAGGGCCAAGGTGGCGCTGCCCACCTATGCCTTCCAGCGCGAGCGCTACTGGATCGACTCGCTCATCCCCAACTCGGATACCCTGGTGTCCTTCTACCGGGCCGTCGCGCAGATGCTGGATGTCACCACGGTCCAGGAAGGCCCCTCGCTGCGCTTCGCCACGCTGCGCGAGGCCGTTCCGGGGTTCTCGTGGATCTCGCTCTACAAGGCCGAGCCGTCGGACATGGCGGGCTTCCAGAAGTATTACGACCTCGCCGTGGAAGCCAACCGGGAGATGTCCCAGACCATCTTCCGGGGACTCCCGTTCCAGAACTTCTCGCGCGTGCTCGACATCGGGTGCGGCCACTCGGCCGACCTGATTGATCTCGCGATGAAGCACTCCCACCTGCAGCTGCACGGGTGCAACATCTCGCCCGATCAGATAGCGGTGGGGCGGCAGCGCATCCGGGGCCTGGGGCTCGATGAGCGCATCACGCTGCACTACCAGGACAGCTCGCGGGATCCCTTCCCCTCGACCTACGATCTGGTTCTCGGCTTCCAGGTCATCCACCACATCCGGAACAAGGCGGACCTCTTCGCCAACATCAGCCGCAGCCTGCGCAATGGCGGCTACATGGTCATGGCCGAGACCATCTCGAACATGGTCACCCCGATCGAGCATCCGGAGTCGACGACCCTCTTCGTTCCGCAGGCCGAGTGGGTCGAGATCCTGGCGCGCAACCAGCTCCGGGTGGTCCAGGCCGTCGAGGCCACGCAGGAGATCGCCAACTTCCTGTACGACCCCCAGTTCAACGAGAACTTCGAGCGGGTGACGCGGGACTCCGACGACGTGACCAAGAAGCACCTGCACGGCATCCACATGCTGGGCGAGTTGCTGCAGCGCCGGCTGGCCGCCTACCTCCTGTTCACGGTGACCAAGGACGAGTCGATGGATGCCGACACGCTCCGGCGCATCAACGCCGATCGGCTGAGCGTGCGCCTTCCCTACGCGACGGCGTTCCAGCAGGTCCAGGATGGCACCTTCGTGCTTCCCACGTCCGTGGAGGACATGGGCGCCAAGGGCGCCACGTCGGCGGCGAGTACCTTCGCCAACACGCTGCTCGGCGCGGAGCCCAGCCAGCGTGGCCAGCTCTTCAACAGCTATCTGTGCGAGCAGGTGGCGAACCTGCTGAAGATGCCCGTCGCCAAGCTCGACCCGGAGCAGCCGCTGAACAGCATGGGCTTGGATTCGCTCCTGTCGCTCGAGCTGAAGCACAAGATCCACGCCGAGACGGGCATGGATGTGCCCCTGGATGAGGTGCTCCAGGGCGCCAGCATCGCGCACCTGTCGGTGCGGCTCGCGGAGCGGATGGGCAGCGGCCAGGCGCCCGCGGCCGCGGCCAGGTCCTGGGAGGAAGGCGAGCTGTGA